AGTCAGATTTTCATTGCTTTGAAACACTTAGCCAGATTTTAAAGCAGACGCAGTTTTTGATCTGTAATTTATCAACGTCAGATAACTACACACATTCTGAGCTTCTCAAATTTTCtcatgttaattatatttttaaggtaaaatgtgtttttaagcCATCTGGGTCTTTAATTAGGAAAATAAGGGACTGTTTggtttgacatatttttttctgCTTAAAGGGTCTGTTAATGAGGTGTTTGTTTATGTGTATACAATCTCATATTCTGCTTCAACTGAAGCTTACGAAAAATCAGGCCTGCttacaaaacaaacataacTTTGAAACATGATTTTGTCCATCTACAAATATAACGAGATTACATGATATTCATAAAGAAAAACACACCACAAGATCTTTTCATAGACAGCACCAACGCTCTCATGTCTGCGTTGGAATCTATAGGTTCATTATGTTCTCTGTATTTTTGTGTTCGTATATGATGTCTGTAATATATTAATTGGAAACTACCATGTCTTTGATGAAACTCAATAGTATGAAGAGTTTGTTAAATCTATCTATGAGGATGTTCACCTGGAAGATACGAGCCCAACCATAATGGGTTAATGTTCCCGTTCCTTCATTTGGTTTATGTTCTTTATGTAACATTCATTCAGACTAAATGACTCTATTCAATTTCAGCGCTACTTTCACATGGTACGGATAATGTAggaaacatcttttttttttccagaatTTTCGTATCTGTAATAGTGTGAAAAGAAAGCCTAACTCCAAGAAGTTGTTTAAGAATAGTGGCGTTAAGTTTCTTGACCTTTTGCCTTACGATCAGTCCATTTTATTTCTCGATAGAGGCAAGGCAAGGCAAGGGATATAACTCAGCGGTAGAGTGTCGGTGGAACTTTGATTCTCAACAGACTTAATactatttaaaactatttaaagagAAAGCTTGGCATGAAAGTCATAAATTGTCATGACATTGTTTCAAAAGCTTGATCTGTTAAGTGAAAGCACATTACTTTTGAGCTTGAAGTGAGGGTGATATATAACTTCATCTCTTTTATGTTGAAATTTAACTTACGCCTTACATATCGTAGTTGGTGGATTtagtaaagataaaataaatagaggaaatgaaattatgtaGCAAGAAAATCAAATCCTGCTATAGTATTATTACGAGTCGAAATcagtaataatttaaacaaaaaacaatttaatattttaaggtctattttaaaaatataactgttATGAAactttgtgttttaaaatagaCAACACTTCTAATTTCCCAAAAATAAACAACCTTTCGAATGTCGTtatagaaaaagtgaaaataatattatttaatttaactgaataaaatatttaagtgaaaatagaaataaataaattataataaatgtgtTTGATTGTTACATATTATCATATGTTCCTTAACATCTATACtagatattttgatataaatttgtGAAGATGCaacataatataatcaattccCGATTTAGAATGATTAATAATTGTACATATAAAAAACTacctcattttttatttgacaagactcttttaattaattaaaatactaattgaTCGATTcataattgttaataatttgtatttttttttctaaatctatCCTTGTGATATTTAAAGCAAAAGTACATTAGTGATGTTGCAGTACATATgattatttgtttgtaatatttaattaaactttgctattaatttttagtatttacCATTCAGAAAAAATATGTCAATTAATATAAgactattttagaaaaatattaattaaactatataaGATTTTACAAAAGAGTTTTATCATTGGGAAATAAAATAACTAGTTAGACTTCTTTTAATTCGATAATGAATTCAGTCCGTTTTGTCATCCCTAcactaaaaaacataattttctaaagaaaatcacatgaaaaaaacgtgttaatagattttaaacataattgaaTCTCACGTTGTAAAGTAAGGTTTGTACTTAggtatatattgtaaattaactttatctttaattaatgtaagactttcaaaatattttttacgttaaaatatatacatcttcaacataaaattatacattaatagGTAACTTAATAGCAGGCGATGAGTGGACTAAAAAACTTTACAatcaataaacttttttaatatatactctgcttcattataatttcatattaagaagtaaattttaacttaacccaattttacaaaatcgacttgtaaataaaattaaccttatttatatttatagtgaACATGAAACTTTCAACATAAATAGatactattttttatcataaggcAAAGAAATACCATAATTATCTTACAAacatatttgtaaataaaattaacctaTTTCTAGTGAAGATGACGCATTTTTGGATCATGGGAAAACTATTTTAGATCCACACTCTCAATTATTTCATTGATATTCTGCTGCTTTTTAAGAGAATgagttttgtaaatatattaaataatcgaatttttttttataccttGATAACAATTTTATGCGAATAGAATTGTCTGCACTAAAATTAAGATCTGTTGGGTATAAGAAAAACATACATAAGACTTATAacacaataaattatattatcgCCTGAATTGTTGATGAAACACAGATCATGTTTGAAACAAATTTTGTTAGTTACATAAGAAGTCAACTAACACGGGGTGTAGTAAAAAGCATCACAACTTATATATAAGTGGTTCAAATTCCGTTTTTTCTGGAGATTTTGGAATTTAGACATTCACATTGCTTTTCTACAATTCCCCaacaaagataaaatgattatttagtGCAAATAGAGactaaattaatcttttattagaTACATCACAATTTTAGGTCATTGGTCAAAGCCACCAACACATGATAACagacaaattaatatatttggtaCATGCGACAAAATCCTACTTCATGTGATCATATTGTGAGTTAGACTAACGTTATCCCCATCATTTGGTTTATAAAGATTCCTTGAAATCTTTGAAATTTGTTCATAGCCAAAATAATAAGGTGGTTATCTAGATGATCATGAATCGTGAGATAGAAGTTACACACTTTTTTATTCGATGATACCAATGTTGTTTTATAAAATGCTATGATATATGTTCATAGTTATTGATTTAATGAGTTTTTCATGAATCGTGAGATAGTATTTTTTACACTTGtgagatttttttataaaaattaagtgaatatagattttaatttatagaagaaatataattcattttacgTACCCATTTTTCTCTcctttataattgttttaagaaaattatgtcGGACATTATTTCTAATATCTAGATGCACACAAATAACATGCAATTGAATATGAATAAGCACACAAAATTCAAAGTTCTCATTGTTGTTGTCATATTATAAACTACAACACCCTTTCTCTACGAGGAATATACTAACATGTACACATTagagaattaattaaaaaaactaaaaatattgtaGTTTTATTCggtacataaaaaaaaaaatatcacattttatTTGGCACATagcaaatattatataattgtacCTCCACCATACtttcttaagattttttttatcgattCTTTAATTAATATCATCACCAGAATTATTTCTTATAGAATTTACAAATTTGtacttgaaaataattttttttatttaacataaactTTAGGATAAAATAACTCATAGGTCCTTCTCATTCCAAATTTGTTGGATGGAGGAATGCAATAAATATTTCCCAAATGCAGcagaatattttgataaaatagttgaaaattCTAGATAGATGAATAATGGTTGGTGACTGGGAATTTTCCAACAAGATTGGATTAGATTTGATCTAATCTAATTGATTAAGTCAAATTCGCAAGTGTTAATTTCCTAAACATCATGTGCCTCACATGTATTTTGTTACATCAAAGTTTTCTTATTGTCggacatttttcttattttgtatgAAGCTTCCAACCAACTTTACAGTGACATGATAATgaacaaataattgattaaagaaaataagagattGCATCATTAAATTTTGGTGATGCtaagaaaagtgtttgatgtTCTTGTCGCTTgtttagttttcaaaattacCATTCAAACTCGTATATAATGTTGtttcataaacaaataatttttatctcaattttcagaaaatatgttcataattatttttttaatatgttattaatttcttttatgaacaattaaaaaaaaccatGTAGTGACATTTTGCACTAAATCATATAGATTAGTTTACAAAAAAAAGCTATAAGTGGATTCCATTTCATGTGCTCTTTTTTGACCCACGTGACAAGCCATTGTGTAATGACACATCTAATCTATATGTTTTCATGTTCTTAATAATATCtctaataattttaagtttacgatctcaaaaagataaaaaaaaaaaaaaaaaagctcacTACTATGCTATATTGTGGTTCTTAAAATTAAGACTTCATTTTTATGTAAAACTCTGATCTTAaaatcaaaagattacatttaaCAATTAAACTAATAAGCTTTTGACTttgcaaaattaaaatagaaataaaccCTCATCATTAGAACagaatttgtgaaaaaaatatatatataatatgaatccTTGAAGATGACGTTACATGACGATAGAGCatttcttttaatatctttttcttcttctgttcgAATCCAAGAATAATTGAGTTACATTATTAAAGAGTTATAATGTTGTCAAAGGGTTAAATTATCTTAAAGGGTAAATTACAAGCATTTTAATTTTGacagtaatataaaaaattaaggaagTCTGAAAGAAGAAGAACCAAAAAGCAAGGATcgataagataattaattaattaacttccATAAACTGAtgatttttccatattttttgaCCTACTTTTCTGTATAGTAGGGGCATCAACAAAaggtggaagaaaaaaaaaagcaaaacaagAGGATGATGTATGATCCTACAGTTCCTATGCCCATATATATTGCCTATATTATTATGTAcccaaaatacataaaaaaaaaaaagaacaacaaaatgaTAGAAAAGATCCCAAAAACTAAGTTCGCAAGATATGAGTCACATGGCAACTTCTGATTCCGGCACGTAACTTAGTCTTTCTTCCCACACCAACTTGGACACAACTTCATCTCGTTCAGGTACATGTTCCTGTTTCATAAAACATCATATGATTATTGTCCCACTTGATTAAGCCACTCTAATTAATGATAATCACCATCATCACCATCTTAATTCTTAAAAAACACGATCTTTTACAGACCTCTAGCTCCCTAACCAAGTCTTTGGCTGTGGGGGCTGACACGATAATGCGACGTGCCTTTGGAGAAATAAAGCCTTCATCAACGGCCTTGTCAATGAAACACAACAACGAATTGTAAAATCCATCCACATTCAACAGACCCACCTGCACCACAAAAATTCTTAATCATACCAACATATGCATACCATTGACCATTAACTTTAAAATTCGTGTCGTTTCCCTCAATCATTTTCTATatctttctcccattcaaacggAGAACCATCAAATAATGTAACGTGACAACGATTAACTAAACAAAATCTCATGTGAATCTTCAATTAAATACCCCACATGTGTTGGTTCCTTTCTCAGGTTTAGGCTATTTAACTATCAACAAAACGCTTCTCTAATCCATATAAATTACGACATTATAATAAGAACATAGTGAATGAATGCGTAATATCATGCGTCATGTGGAAGCCAAGTTGATTAAGGCAACAAGTGCTACAAATAATACGAGATTTGACTTCttccttactttttttttttttttttttatattcacaCATAAGAAATTCGATCACAGCTTTGTCAAATCTCATAACAAAGCTGAGGAGTAATAGTTCATACCGGTTTGCTGTGGATTCCAAGCTGAGCCCATGTAATGATTTCAAGCAATTCTTCAAGTGTTCCATACCCCCCTAGTGTTTGAAAACAACAAGACATGAGTAACAGCAACATGTGTTGATGTTCTACCAGTCAAAAG
This genomic interval from Vigna radiata var. radiata cultivar VC1973A chromosome 8, Vradiata_ver6, whole genome shotgun sequence contains the following:
- the LOC106771330 gene encoding cytokinin riboside 5'-monophosphate phosphoribohydrolase LOG7 isoform X2 → MGLVSQAVHDGGRHVLGVIPRSLMPIEITGEPIGEVRAVSDMHQRKAEMARQADAFIALPGGYGTLEELLEIITWAQLGIHSKPVGLLNVDGFYNSLLCFIDKAVDEGFISPKARRIIVSAPTAKDLVRELEEHVPERDEVVSKLVWEERLSYVPESEVAM